One Gossypium arboreum isolate Shixiya-1 chromosome 13, ASM2569848v2, whole genome shotgun sequence genomic window, atcttgttattattatctgaattgtatgataaagaTTTAAttagttcttaattatgtgttcttaattcttgttttaatattccaggatattgattcaagttgacgctcttattcaaaggaggaatagactctgtctaagagtaaatttttcgtaattaagtagagttgattgcacgcctaaaggtagggtgacaagattttaccggattagggtgaaacctaataagggaatccatagatcgatttaattGAATTCTagtgtgttaattagaaagagatttcaattattcaaccaagggttagacgttattagtctcgagagagataataatataacttagggatttctacggatcaagtcaaatgaataaatcgtttgattcagagtcaaataacaagtgaagtctaggtggatttttccttaggtattgtcttaatcaatcaaattttctaaaaagtatcTTCCCAAATTTtgtttctgtgcattcttagtttagtaattagtttagataaccaaacctcttgatttttaggctagataataaaaaggaagtaaataccaatactcgtggttcctttgggttcgacaatcgaGTTTtactaaactatactactgttcaataggtacacttgccttaatcatgataataagttagtctcaagaacgattcatttataaatttttaaaacctgtcacgaatatcacgcatcaatgGTTGGTTGTGTGTTAATGTACCTCTGGGTTCTAGGTTCAAATCCTCATGTGTGTTTTGAGGAATGATTTTTGTATCTTAAAATTCGTTttaagtttaaaaatatttatttatttttatttccatgTCAACATCCAATAGTTTTTACGTTTCTTTCCTATATGTTCTTCGTCTCTTTTCCACTTTATTCTctgtaactttttcaatttccttaGATTTTCTTTTTGCTTCTCCCGCTTTGCCATTTGTCAAGGGAGCCTTGTTCTCGAGTGTTTTGCTTGATTGGCTCCAAAATTAGGTAAGTTCTATCTTTTTTTTTAATGGAGGAATTGTTTCAATTTTGTTGTGTTGCTTAAATTAAATTGTTATAATTAGTTGTGTTTGTAATTGAAGTCTCTAAATCTTCTTGGTAGAGCGAGTCTAACAATTTTGGGTGCTTAAATCACGAATTTAGGTGTGGGTTCGAAAACTCTTCCTTTTCATTATCGAAATTCTGATTTGATTTTGAGAAGCTCGACATATTTGGTGTGTTTCTAAAAATAACCAATTGTAGTGTCGATTGTTGCAGTTTAGCTTGAAATACTGTGTGTTTTGGGTGTATTTTTGAGTTAACGAGGGTCGGGGGTTGTTTTGACATCAAAAGCATGTTATGCAGCCTATTCTGATATGAATTCATGACCACAAAggtggccacacgggcatatACCGTACATGGGCGGTCCACACGGCTATGTGAAATTAGGGATTAGGGGTTTTAAGGAAAATTTGGTGTCACATGGTCATGTGGCTGATTTGGGGATTTTAGTTgattttcacacgggcgtgtgttctggacacatggtcgtgtcccatgAGCATACGGGGGTGTGAGActttcacacgaccgtgtctaccCTACACCTTATTTAAGCACAAAtggatagagagttacacgagctatCCACAGGATAATGTTCAtggatcacacgggcgtgtatcatAGTTACACTGCTGTGTGCATCTTTCACATAGGCGTGTTGACCCCCATATGGCCGTGTGGCCttgtttcacaaattttaatactGTGTCAGTTTGTGACTTGTTGGTGTTCCTGTGTGTTCTGACCTTCAGTTAGGCTTTACTAAAGTCGGTAAAGACTTTGCTTATTTCAGATTTGTGCGTCAATTTGATCGCTTTCCATACTTCACAAACAGCAGCTAGTTCAAGACTCCATTTGCTAGCCTCGTGGATAATTTCATTACCCTCAAGGGCAAGGTCACGTCCCTCATTACGAGCTTGTACACATGATTCTAAAGCTACTCAATTAGCTACGGCACCTGGTGCATTTCCCCAAGGGTGTCCTAAAGTTCCTCCACCGAATTATAGTACAAACTCATCTCCAAAGATCTCGGTCAAAGCAGGCATATGCCAAACGTGAATACCCCCCGAAGCTATGGGCAGAACACCTGGCATAGAAACCCAATCTTGAGTGAAATAAATACCACGGCTTCGATCTTTTTCAATAAAATCATCACGTAGTAAATCAATCAGTATACAATTCATCAAAAAACCATTCTTTTGGTGTGAAAAAATATATTGTTTTTTGTATCATTTCCCCAAAAGTTGCTAAATTGGGTGGATACGTAAAAgatattttttcttttccatcaCTTTGAcatgtataaaaaaaatattgCGACATTTCATTTTTTATAGCATTTTCAACCCGGTCATTTTTTATATATCGCAAAGGTCGATTTCATTGTTTAGAATCAAAAAGAAGTGTCACAAGAGGTTTTTCAATCcataataaatatttatcttcttttttatttaatatttctaacTTCGAACTTTCTTAATTCCTATCCAGATAAGAAGTTTCATAAACCGGTCAATTTTTATAGTATGTCTCTTTAAAATGAAAGTGGCGTTCgccctttatttttttttctagtcACTTGTAGCTTTTCTGTTTCGTCGATTTTGCTCTGATACACCTCTTTCTccaaaaaaagggaagaagaagTATTTTCTTCGTTCCCTTGTTTCTGGTTAGCCCTTCCCCCTTTGgaaatagtttatatttctatgtTCCTTTCTTCCTCACTTCCCCCTACTTCTTCCGGTTCAAAAATTCCTTTTAGTTTATTAGTTAGAATGGGTGACGGTATTTTCCCTAAATAGTAAACACAGGTAATAAATAACAGAATACTAAAGATTCGAGCCATAGAATTTCTAAATTCTGATACAAGATACTTATTAGATCGACTAAGCACATTAGacctaattaaattattttgttgtATCCAGACTAATACCAACCCAACCCATTTCATCAATAAAATATAACCAATAAACCAACCAACAAAACTACTTGTTACAAATAACATATTGTTGTTGCatcaaaatatataaatgttgacTAATTTGGCTAACATTGAACTTGGTAAAATGAAATGGTTGAATAattgaataatgagattattcaggAATACACATTGAATGCTAAGGTTACGCATTGAATTTCTGGTAGGACGTCTATGATAAAAAAAGTCTTTGTGATTGTTCCCGAAGAAATGAAACAAAAGAAATAGTAGAGCTAGGACAGTTATTGTATGAAGTTTACCCAATGCTAAATGCATAGGTACATAGTAGATTGATATGAACATCATGAGCTGGCCTGCAATAAACCCAGTTGCTGCTAATACTCTCTTCTCGGTTCCTTCTTTTCCTTCTTTCATAACCCGAGCTTGTAGAAGGAAGATATAAGAGGGACCTATGGATAGTGTGGTCAGAAATCCATAATAGACTCCGACCATAATTACTGAATTGATTATCGTCATGTATAAGGATATTAGATTCCCtggtataaaatattttaaaatcatcattaacctccctttttttcttttctatttttggattattatatgatgatttttgaactttccatatacatatatagaaatagaaaaaaatagaCTAGAACCGACATCTCTTACTAGAGCCTCAATTTAATAGTTCGACTAAGTGTTATATGGTGTTTTGGTAAATAGTTACAAACATGATAGTTTCTGAATGTGACCGATTGAGCTTGTGAGTTTAGGCTTCCGTGTGaatgtgtgtatgtggtgtgcATTCTGTAATCGCATGGGAATTCTATAATTGATTGACTAAATATGAGCTTCTGTGTCTATGTTATTGATAGTGTTTGATGTGCATTCATTGATGAGCATCAAATTGGGGGTtttggttgtgaagagaaggaaatCTGATCTGATTTGGAAGTTTCAACTGCAATACGTCTGTATAGCGGTTTACCGTACAGTATGATACATATGTCAACTCAGCTGCATATTGTCATTTTCATGGCTTAGTTCCACATTtacggtgtgtagggttggatgggcctttcaaggtcctatgtggtgtgcatGGTTGGTTGGGCTTCTTATAGCTCTTACGTGGTTTGAAGGGGGATCGGAGTGTTGTTTGTCTCGATGGGTGGGTCTATTCTTTATTTGATGCTCACATTCTGCATTAGATTACATATTTGTTTGTCTGAACGTTGAGGGTACTTATTTTGTTTTCATTAAACCACATAATCTTGTGTGATTAAGTAACATATGTGTTTGGAATTTTGTATTTGCATTTTGTATTACTAATGAAAAGTTTTCATATGTCTGATCGGTGGTTCGAGTAATGTAGTTATGGCATTTTGGATTGATTCTTCGTCCTTTGCTTCTTACGATTAGTTTCAGACTCACATTAAGCTCGTATAGCTCACCCCTTTAGTTTTCCCCTTTTCAGGTACTCACATTTTTTGTAGCTGGATTTGGCATGTTGGAGGTCTCGGAGTAATGCATTTTAAGTCAGGCTAATAAACTTATTTTGCAAATACTTAAATTTGTAAACTGTTTTGGAGTGTAAAATTTTTTAGAGGAACTGTGTTACAAACTTGGTTTTGGGTTTTCGCAACTTGCTATTAGATTGAATTTTAGAagtttttggattttatttttgattatttttatgtatCTTCAGTATTGCTTTGTATTCTAATCGGCTAAACTAAAACTGCTTTGGATCATTTCAGTGATCGATGTAACCTCCGAGATTCAGTCtagacttctaggccgggttttggggtgttacatgtattcAAGTTCTCATGAATAAAATTGGTGTGTCTAATTGGAAAAAGCTAGTTGAGCCCTAATCAAAGGAGATAAAGATCGAATTTAAATGACCCACGCGGTTGAGGCCATTAATTCGAGTTGGGCTCTTCTAGATCGTAAGGCAGCCAAGATCCTAAATTGTGGACACATGTTACGTGGTTAGATAActggtaagggttggtttgcaggttGTGCTAGAACCAACTACACAAGGAAGAGTTGACAGTTGGAGCGTCCTTGATCTCCATAACCAACCTATTGTTTGGAAGGAAAAATCCACTTTCAAGAATCGATGTGAGTTCGGATTGTACCAAGGCTAAGGCTAAGAATTCGCTTttttttatttaccaatttaatttcaattatttaatttcatattgcaATTATCATTCTgttattatttcattatattaaattttatattttaatcaacAAAGAttcacttttatttattttttttagtttagCACTCGATGAGTCATGGGCACAACAATTGCCACGACTTTGGAATTCGATCACGTAAAAACGTTGCTAGGAGTCCAAGTCCCTATGAGATCGACCCTACTTCTCTATActaatttttaattcaattagaGCGTAGGAAACTTATATTTGGTGGTTTCAACAGCCATCATATCATTATTCACAagagtggaattcatagcccaatctaataggtaaatgatatcctctcattggcattacatggttgatgaaaagtaaacgtggtcatGGGTCATTCGTCTTtgtgacttgattactatttgatagtgattgacttttcaagaaggaagatgtaatggttattatgagataaaatataataatattgggAAAGcggatttatcccaaagagattaatgataccctatgagggtaacacacttatgactaGGTCATTGGATGCACACTACTCAACTGCTTTTGTACTGGTATTCCATTAGGAAGAGCTCAAccacaatactatagtggaatgactttataactaaatgagtttataagtAATAGGCGAAAaattagaacttaattataaatcatttaagcctTAATCGCATATGTCCAATCGATCCCTCTGTTAGCTCGCTGAAACCAAAACTGaactgttgaatcaaatgaacaaaaatggatagaaatgTTACAGTTAGAGAAATAGAAACATATGGAAATAAACGTGGTTTTCtctaaatgaaaatgaaaatgacttgaaaatgaATTTATGGTTTtcaaataattgaagttcaaaattggaaataaatttatTAGTCATGGTGAATccattgaatgtagaaatattaaatatattttctcatagattcttttatgaTAGGGTCGTCATGATTTTAACAtgattagaattgggttgagaaaattatttaattaagaaattaatttaagatgtttattttagaaaataaaacaaCAAATACTGGATTGGATTGAGTTATAAAGTATTGGGGTTTAAAGTCTAAGAAATACTTGTAATTGGACCTGGTATGGGAGAGGtccaaaagcccttcattttttATGTGAGGGACGACAAACCCTAGTTTGTTTAACTAGGGTTGCTACCCCACATACTCCTAGTTAGACTAGGAGTTCCTTTTTGTATTAAAATAGGCTTCTACAATTCAAAACGGGTCTCATCtcttctccctataaatagatgacaccggTAGGGCTAAGTACAAAACTTTTGAGCTATTATTATTCTACCTAAAACTAGTGAGTGTTTATTCTTTAAGTAATAATTATATTTTCCAAAATAACAATTCTTCCATTTTTATTGAAAGAGATTTTTTCTTTCCCCACTAAAAGTAAAGAAAACTATTTTTGGCTCTGTGTTTTATTTGAACCATTCGAGCCCCTTCGATTGAAAGCCAAGAATGAAACGGATTTGTCTAGCCAAAAACACAGATGTCATTTCGGTAAAggatttattgttataaatatcacaaaccgattcgattttcaaaatttttattttcctttgtgAAAGAAAACTATTTTCGGATTAGATTTTTTTCAACAACGGCATCTTGGGGCCAATGTCATGACCCTGAATCCTCTTATGCTAAACAAATCAAATTTTCTTTACATTTGTGTTAAGATCAATACCACATGATCCTATATACATACTAATCAATTTAAATCCACATTAAACTTCAATTTATCAACAAATGCTTCTTTAATTCATCATATAACAATTACTCACTTAATGTCCCAACAATTTCATTTTAACTTCTCTTACATATTAGCATTTTCATCACTGATATCAACTTCTTAGCATTACAATTCTTCTATTATTTTCCtcatcctcctctccattccacatcctatatatacatgtatatatataagaacCTTTGGCTTTTAGTAAAGTATGCCTATATGTAATATTAATTATTCTTTCACTAATTACTTTCACTAATTACATAAATACTCTTAACAAGATTGTCTATTTGAGTAGCGGTCACTAAATAATTTAAATCTTGacctaaaaattcaaaattaagattttcttgttgttttagaAACTAGGCTCAAAGAAATTTTTATGGGATTTCAGAATTTGCACATAAGtcaattaaaacattttttttccttcattttatCCCTTCTTCGCTACTAGGCAACTCTAACTCAGATcgctaaaaattatttatctttcAATATAGGATTCAAATAATGTTtatgtttgtttctcttgaaaataaaataattaatattttatacatataaatttcatctcctaaatattttttttacaattttaataatttttcaaattcgAATAGAGGAACCCAAAATCAATCGACCTTGTCtcacttaaatttatttatataatgatATAAAATTATCTTACTTATACCATTTCTTCTATCCAAAACTAGACTTAAtaggatttaattttatatttagttcaacctctaactcaatttttacaatttttggtgaatttttaaatttaaacaactgctattgtccaaaactattttaatgaaaaatttaCTTATTGGCACTCATATCAACATCTAACACTTATTTCACTTATCAACTATTAGATTCTTATacaagatgtaacaccccgtacccgagaccgttgccggagtcgaacacgaggtgctaaccgacttaattcatttactttcacagtccatttaaaaattttccagacgactggctaactgcgtcactgtcaccttaaaaatcataacttgagttccaccactcgaaaatcagtttcgtaattttttcccgaaactagactcatatatccatctacagatttttttctagaatttttggtcgggccaattagtacagtttattagttaaatcctccACTGTtatagggtgcgactacactgaccttcatgcattacaatttggatatctccctgtacagggcttcaatactgatgctgtttgtttctatagaaactagactcaaaaatgaatctatacatatatggaatgacttctaaatgtctctggttaatttataatgaatttccaaagtcagatcaggggatccagaaaccgttctggccctatctcacgaaaactttaacatctcataatatactgttcatatgaacgttttgttactttcctatgaaaatagattcattaaggttcgattacataatttattcgctatttaattccattcctactatttttagagatttttcacatccacatcactgctgctgccagcatctatttttaaggtaaactttacctatttcatgatcctccatggatcaactagagtttgtcatacatataccaaaagtgattatgaataaccattcccatgactaaccgttaccaacatttccatacctctcgacggacgacatacaaaacgattataatgctatgatcaaagtgtacttaagccattttcgcatggctatccaaatttacacaaaaccgaaaggtacatgacctacaacaaaagggtagtcctatacattaaccaaaatatcctctcactactagtctattctatacatgccataagatattccaaaacgtagcagtaccaaacagtggatggtgataatgtgactagttgctgacgatccccgagcctgtagcttccaaatgagatctataaaacagaggaaacaaagtacacggaataagcattacaatgcttaataagttttaaGCCGTGTTAacggataacaatcaaattataacatagttgttcgtatttttatttcactcttccttcgggcataccatcccctttttccgaatatgcacgtctcatcatatgtaataggcagataaattctcacttgatggtgacctattatgatcataggtacattacatatttttttacctgactttccacattgaccaaatgcagaataatcatagaacagtctcattgctttactcacatgtgcatcacataacgaccttgtgatttagtctaaatcaaacttaaatataatctcaaaatacatacctaaccaacttaacgcattgaacgtatttattactaattgtcactgtgaagtcgcaaaatcttacgctttacttgaatcttcagcaaaacctttagttcggggcttacccggacaaaatctccacacgtagtcatcgggtcattagagctcggatatagtacgagcaacgGCTTCACGGTCcttaatcggtgataatattctcgcataaagcctgcggggttttaacccggatatagtactaacacaaatgcccttcgggacttatcacatttatacacttccacatccatcacgttggccactcggccctatcacatatatacactttcacattcattacattggccattcggccttatcacatatatacaccttcacattcatcacatcggccattaggccttat contains:
- the LOC128286795 gene encoding protein TIC 214-like produces the protein MTIINSVIMVGVYYGFLTTLSIGPSYIFLLQARVMKEGKEGTEKRVLAATGFIAGQLMMFISIYYVPMHLALGKLHTITVLALLFLLFHFFGNNHKDFFYHRRPTRNSMRNLSIQCFCWLVYWLYFIENNLIRSNVLSRSNKYLVSEFRNSMARIFRKIPSPILTNKLKGIFEPEEVGGSEEERNIEI